From the genome of Candidatus Bathyarchaeota archaeon:
AGGCTTCAAGGTAAGGTTGCCCTCATCACAGGGGCTGGGAGAGGTATTGGACGGGCGATAGCCCTACTCTTCGCTCAGGAAGGGGCGAAGGTCGCCATAAACTATTCCAAATCAGAGAAGGAGGCGCTGAGTCTCGTAGAGGAGATAAGGAGACTGGGTGGAGTTGCGATGACTGTTAAAGCCGACGTCTCCAAGCCCGATGAGGTCAAGAATATGGTCCAGAAGGTTCTTCAAGAGTATGGAAAGATAGATATTCTGGTGAATAACGCCGGCATAGTCATCTCGAAACCTTTCCTGGAGACTACTGAAGAGATTTGGGACAGAACCATAGACATTAATCTTAAAGGGACCTACCTATGCTCCAAGGAGGTTGCCCCTCTAATGTTGAGTCAGGGGAAGGGA
Proteins encoded in this window:
- a CDS encoding 3-oxoacyl-ACP reductase FabG, whose protein sequence is MTGAGRGIGRAIALLFAQEGAKVAINYSKSEKEALSLVEEIRRLGGVAMTVKADVSKPDEVKNMVQKVLQEYGKIDILVNNAGIVISKPFLETTEEIWDRTIDINLKGTYLCSKEVAPLMLSQGKGKIINIASVSGLAQRSALGNVPYAASKAGVIGLTRSLAVNLGPYVNVNAICPGVIETDMTASLPAEYTRMRVEETPLKRTGKPEEVAMAALFLASEDSDFITGEVITVAGGRGMR